A single region of the Chryseobacterium sp. 6424 genome encodes:
- the lipA gene encoding lipoyl synthase, with protein MNQPTLDTTIQKPKWIRVKLPTGKNYRELRSLVDKYKLNTICQSGSCPNMGECWGEGTATFMILGNICTRSCGFCGVKTGKPLDVNWDEPEKVARSIKLMKIKHAVLTSVDRDDLKDMGSILWAETVNAVRRISPGTTMETLIPDFQGITKHIDRLLEVSPEVISHNMETVKRLTREVRIQAKYERSLEVLRYMKEAGQRRTKTGLMLGLGETKAEVLQTIEDIRGANVDIITIGQYLQPTKKHLPVQRFVELEEFQEYKEFAGQLGFRHIESSPLVRSSYHAEKHIH; from the coding sequence ATGAATCAGCCAACCTTAGATACCACGATACAAAAGCCGAAATGGATTCGCGTAAAACTGCCTACCGGCAAAAACTACCGCGAACTCCGCAGTTTGGTAGATAAATATAAACTCAATACCATTTGCCAAAGCGGCAGTTGCCCCAATATGGGTGAATGCTGGGGCGAAGGTACCGCCACATTTATGATTCTGGGTAACATCTGCACAAGAAGCTGTGGCTTTTGTGGTGTGAAAACGGGTAAACCTTTGGATGTTAATTGGGATGAGCCAGAAAAAGTGGCGCGTTCCATTAAACTCATGAAGATTAAGCACGCTGTGCTCACTTCCGTAGATCGTGATGATTTAAAGGATATGGGATCTATTCTTTGGGCCGAAACAGTAAATGCCGTACGCCGTATTTCACCCGGAACCACTATGGAAACTCTAATCCCGGATTTTCAGGGAATTACTAAGCATATCGACCGCTTGTTGGAGGTATCACCTGAAGTCATTTCTCATAACATGGAAACTGTAAAAAGACTGACCCGTGAAGTCCGGATACAGGCAAAATACGAAAGGAGCCTCGAAGTATTGCGCTATATGAAAGAAGCTGGGCAGCGCCGCACCAAAACCGGACTGATGCTCGGGCTGGGCGAAACCAAAGCCGAAGTGCTGCAAACCATCGAAGACATCCGCGGTGCCAATGTTGATATTATTACGATTGGCCAATATTTACAACCGACCAAAAAACACTTGCCAGTGCAGCGATTTGTAGAGTTGGAAGAGTTTCAGGAGTACAAAGAGTTCGCGGGGCAGTTAGGGTTCCGGCATATCGAAAGCTCGCCGCTCGTCAGAAGTTCTTACCATGCTGAAAAGCACATTCATTAA
- a CDS encoding STAS/SEC14 domain-containing protein — translation MITLIPDVPENVAAFRASGEITKEDFETLVLPHVSAKVNTFNELNYLLLLDTDLDKFTYGAWMQDAFLGLKNLTKWNRAAIVTDKEAVKKFTDGFSKFMPGEFRGYGKEELASAISWCAHGDHESLTK, via the coding sequence ATGATTACTTTAATCCCTGATGTGCCCGAGAATGTGGCCGCCTTCCGCGCCAGCGGAGAGATTACCAAAGAAGATTTTGAAACCCTGGTGTTGCCACATGTTTCAGCCAAGGTAAACACCTTTAATGAACTTAACTATCTGCTCTTGCTGGATACTGACCTTGATAAGTTTACCTACGGCGCATGGATGCAGGATGCTTTCCTTGGTCTTAAAAATCTCACCAAATGGAACCGCGCAGCCATTGTCACCGATAAGGAGGCGGTAAAGAAGTTTACCGACGGATTCAGCAAATTCATGCCCGGAGAATTCAGAGGCTACGGCAAAGAGGAGTTGGCGAGCGCGATATCCTGGTGCGCCCACGGAGATCATGAAAGTCTAACTAAATAA
- a CDS encoding ligase-associated DNA damage response DEXH box helicase — protein MAKAFTNTEGYQIIHRWLAGKGFEPFGFQRDTWQKYSSGYSGMVVAPTGFGKTFSVFLAVITDFLNHPERKTDGLQLLWITPLRALAKDIAKAMTEAIEEIGLDWKVAVRNGDTPQAERSSQTRKMPEILIITPESLQLLLAQKNHPRFFKGLKCVAIDEWHELLGSKRGVLVELALSQIVHYQKNIKIWGITATIGNLEEAMEVLIPYALKKTRVVAKEKKKIDIIPIFPDEVEVLPWAGHLGAKLTDKVIPVILKSKTTLVFTNTRSQAEMWYQLLLKEYPDFAGQIAIHHSSIDRELRIWIEENLSSGYLKAVISTSSLDLGVDFKPVDTVIQIGSSKGVARFLQRAGRSGHSPFETSKIYFVPTHSLELVEVAALKEAVKQKVIEPRMPVIMPFDVLVQFMMTLAVGDGFRGEALYPRIKSTFAFQELTETEWESLLQFITVGGGALKNYEEYHKVTLENGLYKVTSRRIAMLHRMNIGVIVSDAMLKVKFLGGGYIGMIEEYFITRLKKEDKFILAGRVLEVSHIKEMTVYVRNAKGKAMIPSYLGGRLPLTSHLSHFLRLKLSDSLQAKSSEKELRFLHPLLANQERNSHIPKDDEFLVEMIQTRDGHHLFMYPFEGRLIHEVMAALIAFRISKITPISFSMAMNDYGFELLSSQPIPVDEEVLKQLLSRENLIQDVMSSVNATEMARRKFRDIAVISGMVVQNYPGIQKNNKSLQASSGLIFNVLEEYSPENLLLKQAYAEVFNQQIDEYRLMNAFTRIEESKIILKFAKAFTPLSFPIKVDSLRQSLTSEDLDARIMRLQKESMKRTLQ, from the coding sequence ATGGCGAAGGCATTCACAAACACTGAAGGGTATCAAATCATCCACCGTTGGTTGGCAGGCAAAGGTTTCGAGCCTTTTGGTTTTCAGCGCGATACATGGCAAAAATACAGCTCAGGCTACAGCGGCATGGTGGTCGCGCCTACAGGTTTTGGTAAAACATTTTCGGTATTCTTAGCCGTCATTACAGATTTTCTGAACCATCCGGAACGCAAGACAGACGGTTTGCAGTTACTCTGGATTACTCCGCTGCGTGCCTTGGCCAAAGATATCGCAAAAGCCATGACGGAAGCAATTGAGGAAATCGGCCTCGACTGGAAAGTAGCGGTAAGAAACGGTGATACACCCCAGGCAGAACGCTCTTCGCAGACCCGGAAGATGCCCGAAATCCTGATTATCACGCCCGAAAGTTTACAATTATTGTTGGCACAGAAAAATCATCCAAGGTTTTTCAAAGGTTTAAAATGTGTAGCCATAGATGAGTGGCACGAGTTACTGGGCTCAAAACGTGGGGTTTTGGTAGAGCTGGCACTTTCCCAAATTGTTCATTATCAGAAAAATATAAAAATATGGGGCATTACGGCAACCATCGGTAATTTGGAAGAAGCCATGGAGGTCCTCATCCCTTACGCACTGAAAAAAACAAGGGTAGTAGCCAAAGAGAAGAAGAAAATCGACATCATCCCAATTTTCCCGGATGAGGTGGAAGTATTGCCCTGGGCCGGCCATTTGGGCGCGAAACTTACCGATAAGGTGATTCCGGTAATCCTGAAAAGCAAAACCACGCTGGTTTTTACCAATACCCGAAGCCAGGCCGAAATGTGGTATCAGTTATTATTGAAGGAATATCCCGATTTCGCAGGTCAGATTGCCATACACCACAGTTCCATCGACCGCGAACTGAGAATCTGGATTGAAGAAAACCTGAGCTCCGGCTATCTGAAAGCCGTAATCTCAACCTCTTCACTGGATTTGGGCGTTGACTTCAAACCTGTAGATACAGTCATACAGATTGGCTCCAGCAAGGGTGTTGCGCGGTTTTTGCAACGCGCGGGGCGCAGCGGCCACTCCCCGTTTGAAACGTCTAAAATCTATTTCGTCCCCACACATTCCCTTGAGCTGGTGGAGGTAGCGGCCTTAAAGGAAGCCGTGAAACAGAAAGTAATTGAGCCAAGAATGCCCGTCATCATGCCTTTTGATGTACTTGTACAGTTCATGATGACACTGGCGGTGGGAGATGGTTTCCGTGGGGAAGCACTTTACCCGAGAATAAAATCCACTTTTGCGTTTCAGGAACTTACCGAAACCGAATGGGAAAGCCTTTTGCAATTCATCACTGTAGGCGGCGGCGCCCTGAAAAACTATGAAGAGTACCATAAAGTCACCCTCGAAAACGGGCTTTACAAAGTGACGAGCCGGCGGATTGCCATGCTACACCGCATGAACATTGGTGTGATCGTAAGTGATGCGATGCTTAAAGTGAAATTTCTGGGTGGTGGCTATATTGGGATGATCGAAGAATATTTTATCACCAGGCTTAAGAAAGAGGATAAATTCATCCTGGCTGGGCGCGTGCTGGAGGTTTCACATATCAAAGAAATGACTGTTTACGTAAGAAATGCCAAAGGCAAAGCCATGATTCCGAGTTATTTGGGTGGAAGATTGCCCCTGACGTCACACCTAAGCCATTTTCTTCGCCTGAAACTTTCCGATTCATTGCAGGCAAAATCCTCGGAGAAGGAACTAAGGTTTCTGCATCCGTTGCTTGCCAACCAAGAGCGTAATTCGCACATCCCAAAAGACGACGAGTTTTTGGTGGAGATGATCCAAACCCGCGACGGGCATCACCTTTTTATGTATCCGTTCGAGGGCCGCCTGATCCATGAGGTCATGGCAGCGCTGATCGCCTTTAGGATTTCTAAAATTACGCCGATTTCTTTTTCAATGGCAATGAACGACTATGGTTTTGAGCTTCTAAGTTCACAACCAATACCGGTGGATGAAGAAGTATTGAAACAACTTCTTTCTCGCGAAAATTTAATCCAGGATGTGATGAGCAGTGTAAACGCCACGGAAATGGCGCGCCGCAAGTTTCGGGATATTGCGGTAATTTCCGGTATGGTAGTTCAAAACTACCCCGGTATACAGAAAAATAATAAAAGTTTGCAAGCCAGTTCCGGACTAATCTTCAACGTCTTAGAAGAGTACAGCCCCGAAAATTTATTGCTGAAACAAGCCTATGCGGAAGTATTTAACCAGCAGATTGATGAATACCGCCTGATGAATGCTTTCACCAGGATTGAAGAATCAAAAATTATCCTGAAATTTGCAAAAGCTTTTACACCGCTCAGCTTCCCTATAAAAGTGGACAGTCTGCGCCAGTCCCTCACCAGTGAAGATCTTGATGCGCGGATTATGCGGCTCCAGAAAGAATCAATGAAAAGAACTTTGCAGTAA
- a CDS encoding RNA polymerase sigma factor, with protein MDNTELLNLIQLAKQKNQKSQTRLINIFWVDVFSFVMKKVQDENIADELTVSVFSKVLAKLDLYDADFQFKTWILTIAQNTVIDYWRKKSRENEDSTDNFDEYRNQFARSPEELLISAEDHQQIVSVIESLDANYQQIIRLRFFEEKSIKEIAEELNLTVANTKIRIMRAKKLLAALLKSNEFEDQ; from the coding sequence ATGGATAATACGGAACTTTTAAATCTGATTCAGCTCGCGAAGCAAAAAAACCAGAAATCACAGACACGGCTTATCAATATCTTTTGGGTAGATGTATTCAGCTTTGTAATGAAAAAAGTGCAGGATGAGAACATAGCGGATGAACTTACGGTATCCGTATTTTCGAAAGTATTGGCTAAGCTTGACCTGTATGATGCGGACTTCCAGTTCAAGACGTGGATCTTAACCATTGCCCAAAATACCGTGATTGATTACTGGCGCAAGAAAAGCCGCGAAAATGAAGACTCTACCGACAATTTTGATGAGTACCGAAACCAGTTTGCACGTTCGCCGGAAGAACTGCTTATTTCAGCCGAAGACCACCAGCAGATTGTAAGCGTGATTGAAAGTCTGGATGCCAATTATCAGCAAATCATCAGGTTACGGTTCTTTGAGGAGAAAAGCATCAAAGAAATTGCTGAAGAACTGAACCTGACCGTCGCCAATACCAAGATCCGCATCATGCGCGCCAAAAAACTGCTGGCCGCCCTGCTGAAATCCAATGAATTTGAAGACCAATAA
- a CDS encoding pyridoxamine 5'-phosphate oxidase family protein codes for MSTENLNQTEAIKKLKELSENASVCMFCTELTQLPINTRPMSLRETDAEGNLWFISSADSNKNFEISEDNRVQLLFMNNSKSEYLSVFGKAYIYKDKALIEDKWTNFASAWFEEGKDDPKVTLIRVSPEKSYYWDTKAGKLVSLISFAAAAISGGTTDNDDGVEGQLHI; via the coding sequence ATGTCAACAGAAAATTTAAACCAAACAGAAGCCATTAAAAAACTGAAAGAACTCTCTGAAAATGCCAGTGTGTGCATGTTCTGTACAGAACTTACACAACTACCGATCAACACGCGCCCAATGAGCTTACGCGAAACGGATGCTGAAGGTAACCTGTGGTTCATCAGCAGTGCGGACAGTAATAAAAACTTCGAGATTTCGGAAGATAACCGTGTTCAACTTCTGTTTATGAATAACAGCAAATCCGAATATCTGTCGGTGTTCGGTAAGGCTTATATCTATAAGGACAAAGCGCTGATTGAAGATAAATGGACGAATTTTGCCAGCGCGTGGTTTGAAGAAGGTAAAGACGACCCTAAGGTCACGCTCATCCGTGTAAGTCCTGAAAAGTCTTACTATTGGGATACCAAAGCAGGAAAACTGGTTTCGCTGATTTCCTTTGCGGCCGCCGCCATCAGTGGTGGTACCACCGATAATGATGATGGTGTCGAAGGCCAACTGCACATTTAA
- a CDS encoding dienelactone hydrolase family protein: MKFSHLFVLISLFFVACNDKAEVSTAGDMASSDHIKTEELKTEINGITHRSFAAYNPDIEGQLPVVFVLPEWWGLNDYIKNRVKQLAELGYYAVGVDYYGDQKVVKTPEEAQKLSSHFYNIRVDARRMFDAAKHQVILAEKTDYSRMAIIGYCFGGAQALNMARLSGDFKGVVSFHGNLQTGVRAKNNKVKYLVLNGAADPMVSKEEISAFKKEMDSANINYRFIDYPNALHAFTNPEATTTGEKFNLPIAYDKDADEKSWNEMKNFLAEVLR, translated from the coding sequence ATGAAATTCAGTCATTTGTTTGTATTGATCTCCCTGTTTTTCGTTGCATGCAATGATAAAGCTGAAGTTTCCACAGCTGGTGACATGGCATCTTCAGACCATATTAAAACCGAAGAACTGAAAACCGAGATCAACGGAATCACGCACCGCTCTTTCGCGGCCTATAATCCGGATATTGAAGGACAGTTGCCTGTAGTCTTTGTGCTGCCGGAATGGTGGGGACTGAATGATTATATAAAAAACAGGGTGAAACAACTGGCTGAGTTGGGCTATTACGCCGTAGGGGTAGATTACTATGGTGACCAGAAAGTGGTAAAAACACCGGAAGAAGCACAGAAGCTATCCTCACACTTCTATAACATCCGGGTAGATGCGCGCAGAATGTTCGATGCGGCAAAGCACCAGGTGATCTTGGCTGAAAAAACCGATTATAGCAGGATGGCCATTATTGGCTACTGCTTTGGTGGCGCGCAGGCACTAAATATGGCCAGGCTTTCCGGCGACTTCAAAGGAGTCGTAAGTTTCCACGGGAATTTACAAACCGGCGTGCGTGCCAAAAATAACAAAGTAAAATATCTGGTGCTCAACGGTGCGGCCGACCCAATGGTCTCAAAGGAAGAAATCAGCGCTTTTAAAAAAGAAATGGATAGTGCCAACATCAACTACAGATTCATTGATTATCCGAACGCTTTGCATGCATTTACTAATCCTGAAGCTACTACGACAGGCGAGAAATTCAATCTGCCGATAGCCTATGATAAAGATGCCGACGAAAAATCCTGGAATGAGATGAAAAACTTCCTCGCAGAAGTGTTAAGATAA
- a CDS encoding sensor histidine kinase, producing MLKIFTCFFIIFSTLIVQAQNSFSVLKRDLEKKVLYSQHREVLDLINQQRDNYPESQRWELDVIKLESLNDLGLVDEAFALSQNMLSHPLSPELRLRIHMQRALIYEIGMSRKNCKRELDAAEKILQKYPSLKPTHNTYFLIRKTSYYRIFDDHRTALKLASEAEKYAEVVNDRKNGAILNMLLGLSSYSQPEKARKHFEKAVKLCKAYHNYSGTAAMYNTLCRFYIDRNEEELAEKYADSAIAIVPKVEIYYIIADAYYLKSQIAEQQQRYFDALKHYRLATEWTQKNTEAQREVKVQELDLMYNSETDKLRQTDLQNSMKSTKRWNNMLLLCTLLLVFFTLLLLYFLRLISKNKERIELQKQSISEKNAVLKKNIEEKQFLVRELNHRVKNNLSVILSLVRFQRDETTSEFYKNKFEQLHSRISTISLAHHLFSYDMNNFENSVIETQAFTHKIINAQKAGYPQEIIVDTQIGEFQLPVDQGLVYGLLLNELFTNSLKHATPEKNTALRITLKLYLKEDTVYMEYQDNGTSFGSKERHKSLGCFIIDAMVEQLHGKCKRENSVYRVCFPIGKQR from the coding sequence ATGCTTAAAATATTTACTTGTTTCTTCATCATTTTCAGCACATTAATTGTTCAGGCCCAGAACAGTTTTTCTGTCTTGAAGCGTGATTTAGAAAAAAAAGTACTGTATTCCCAGCACCGCGAAGTATTGGATCTGATTAATCAACAGCGCGACAACTACCCCGAAAGCCAGCGTTGGGAGTTGGATGTAATTAAACTTGAATCTCTCAACGATCTGGGCTTGGTGGATGAGGCCTTCGCACTGTCGCAGAATATGCTCAGTCATCCTTTGTCGCCCGAACTGCGCCTTCGCATTCACATGCAGCGCGCCCTGATCTATGAAATTGGTATGAGCCGGAAAAACTGTAAGCGCGAACTTGATGCCGCGGAGAAGATACTGCAAAAATATCCCTCGCTGAAACCCACGCATAACACCTATTTTTTAATCAGAAAAACATCCTATTACCGTATTTTTGATGACCACCGTACAGCGCTGAAACTGGCGTCAGAAGCCGAAAAATATGCCGAAGTCGTAAACGACCGGAAAAACGGAGCCATACTGAATATGCTGCTGGGCCTGTCCTCTTACAGTCAACCTGAAAAGGCACGTAAACATTTTGAAAAAGCCGTAAAACTCTGCAAAGCCTACCATAATTACAGTGGTACGGCAGCCATGTACAACACGCTGTGCAGGTTTTATATTGACCGTAATGAAGAGGAACTGGCTGAAAAGTATGCGGATTCCGCCATCGCAATTGTACCGAAAGTCGAAATTTACTACATCATCGCCGATGCTTACTACTTGAAAAGCCAGATTGCCGAGCAGCAGCAACGCTATTTCGATGCGTTGAAGCATTACCGTTTGGCCACAGAATGGACGCAAAAAAACACTGAGGCCCAGCGCGAAGTGAAAGTACAGGAGCTGGATCTGATGTACAACTCTGAAACCGATAAACTTCGCCAAACAGACTTGCAGAACAGCATGAAAAGCACCAAACGTTGGAATAACATGTTGTTGCTCTGTACCCTGTTATTGGTATTTTTCACGTTATTGCTGCTGTATTTCCTGCGCCTGATCTCAAAAAACAAAGAACGGATAGAACTCCAGAAACAAAGCATCTCTGAGAAAAATGCGGTTCTTAAAAAGAATATCGAGGAAAAACAGTTCCTGGTACGCGAACTGAACCACCGTGTAAAAAACAATCTTTCGGTAATACTTAGTTTGGTTAGATTTCAGCGTGATGAAACCACCAGCGAGTTTTACAAGAATAAGTTCGAGCAGTTACATTCGCGTATCAGTACCATCTCATTGGCCCATCATCTGTTTTCGTATGACATGAATAATTTTGAAAATTCAGTCATCGAAACCCAAGCGTTTACCCATAAGATCATCAATGCCCAGAAAGCAGGTTACCCGCAAGAAATTATCGTGGATACACAGATCGGCGAATTTCAGTTGCCCGTAGATCAGGGGCTTGTGTATGGTTTACTGCTGAACGAACTCTTTACCAATTCCTTGAAACACGCCACCCCGGAAAAAAACACTGCGTTGCGGATTACCCTGAAACTCTACCTGAAAGAAGATACCGTGTATATGGAATATCAGGATAATGGCACCTCTTTCGGCAGCAAAGAGCGTCACAAATCATTGGGCTGCTTCATCATTGATGCTATGGTGGAGCAGCTTCATGGCAAATGCAAACGCGAAAATTCTGTGTATCGCGTGTGTTTTCCGATCGGCAAGCAGAGATGA
- a CDS encoding peptidoglycan-binding protein LysM → MKKSFAIAALTFGAIVFGTNKVQAQNTTATTTVNITLNDVISIDAGSAAIDGAVAFNYVTAADYNSTQTVTQANALKVTSTKNFTVNVKADGANFVNGTNLIPVNVLTIKAATGGNMGGTQNTVVLSTTNQPLIVNAPLGSAKTLNIDYTIPAAKSSSADILGKPAGTYTQKVTYTATAL, encoded by the coding sequence ATGAAAAAGTCATTCGCAATCGCAGCCCTTACTTTCGGAGCAATCGTATTTGGAACAAACAAAGTTCAGGCTCAGAACACCACCGCTACCACCACGGTAAACATCACCCTGAACGATGTCATCTCTATTGACGCTGGAAGTGCGGCAATTGATGGTGCAGTTGCCTTCAACTATGTGACAGCAGCGGATTATAATTCTACACAAACCGTAACTCAGGCCAATGCTTTGAAAGTAACTTCAACGAAAAACTTTACGGTAAATGTAAAAGCGGACGGAGCGAATTTTGTGAATGGAACAAACTTAATCCCGGTAAATGTTTTAACGATCAAAGCGGCAACTGGCGGGAACATGGGCGGAACACAAAACACAGTAGTTTTATCTACAACTAACCAACCTCTAATTGTAAATGCACCGCTTGGAAGCGCTAAAACCTTGAATATAGATTATACCATTCCAGCGGCTAAATCTTCATCTGCTGACATCTTAGGAAAACCAGCGGGAACTTACACACAAAAAGTAACTTATACCGCGACTGCTTTATAA
- a CDS encoding ligase-associated DNA damage response exonuclease, protein MKIIEFTSKGIYCVPGRFYLDPWRPVDLAIISHGHGDHAKWGMKKYLCHHFTKPILQHRIGPDIEVQSLSYGEEIMINGVKLSFHPAGHIVGSAQIRLEYKGYITVFSGDYKVQDDGLSTPFELVKCHEFVTESTFGLPIYNWLDPQQYAEQMKNWHLRNREEGKTSVFIGYSLGKAQRIMKAVEGCGKIFVHNSVAKINEAITSCGVSLPEYETVYFNEDLKKINNEIVIVPPALLDSNMIRRIPNRATGLCSGWMQVRGSRRWRSADAGFAISDHADWGGLLATVKATGAEKVHVTHGQTAVFSKYLNELGIEAYEVKTNYGDEEETEILKEETETPQPGNTAS, encoded by the coding sequence TTGAAAATCATTGAGTTTACCAGCAAAGGTATTTATTGTGTACCCGGCAGATTTTACCTCGATCCATGGCGACCGGTCGATCTGGCGATTATTTCTCATGGGCACGGCGACCATGCGAAATGGGGCATGAAGAAATACTTATGTCACCATTTCACCAAACCCATCCTTCAGCACCGTATAGGCCCTGATATTGAGGTGCAGTCGCTTTCGTATGGGGAAGAAATAATGATAAATGGAGTGAAACTCTCGTTTCATCCCGCAGGTCATATTGTAGGTTCGGCACAGATCCGCTTGGAGTATAAAGGATACATTACTGTATTCTCAGGGGATTATAAAGTGCAGGATGACGGACTTTCAACACCTTTTGAACTCGTAAAGTGTCATGAATTTGTCACCGAAAGCACTTTTGGACTCCCGATTTATAACTGGCTTGATCCCCAACAGTATGCAGAGCAGATGAAAAACTGGCACCTGCGCAACCGCGAAGAAGGCAAGACATCAGTATTCATAGGGTACTCCCTAGGCAAAGCCCAGCGTATCATGAAGGCTGTAGAAGGCTGTGGGAAAATTTTTGTACACAACTCAGTAGCCAAAATCAACGAGGCGATCACTTCATGTGGCGTCAGTCTCCCGGAATACGAAACCGTATATTTCAATGAAGACTTGAAGAAAATTAACAATGAGATTGTAATCGTACCACCCGCACTATTAGATTCTAACATGATCCGCAGAATCCCGAATAGGGCGACAGGGTTGTGCTCGGGGTGGATGCAGGTGCGCGGCTCGCGGCGGTGGCGCTCAGCGGATGCTGGTTTCGCCATATCAGATCATGCCGACTGGGGCGGACTTTTAGCCACGGTGAAGGCCACAGGTGCTGAAAAGGTGCACGTAACCCACGGCCAGACAGCGGTTTTCTCTAAATATCTTAATGAACTGGGTATTGAAGCCTACGAAGTGAAAACCAATTATGGCGATGAAGAAGAAACTGAAATATTAAAAGAAGAAACTGAAACACCCCAACCGGGAAATACAGCATCATGA
- a CDS encoding lipocalin family protein, with product MNKLSKTILPLSVGIIGILLLNSCAAGIPKGAIAVQNFDADKYLGKWYEIARLDFRFEKNLNNVTAQYSLKNNGHIKVDNQGYDYVKNKRKQSIGEARFRGAEDVGELKVSFFKPIWSGYNVIDIDENYQYALVVGDSLKNLWILSREKSVPEAIKQRFLQKAKSIGYQVDDLVWVKHD from the coding sequence ATGAATAAACTGTCTAAAACAATTCTGCCACTCTCGGTAGGGATTATAGGGATCTTACTTTTAAATTCGTGTGCGGCCGGTATTCCGAAAGGTGCTATCGCTGTTCAAAATTTCGACGCTGATAAGTATTTAGGTAAATGGTATGAAATTGCACGCCTGGATTTTCGTTTCGAAAAAAATCTGAACAACGTAACCGCCCAATATTCATTAAAGAACAACGGTCATATAAAAGTAGACAACCAAGGCTATGATTATGTAAAGAACAAGCGCAAGCAAAGCATCGGCGAAGCCCGTTTCCGTGGGGCTGAAGATGTGGGCGAACTTAAGGTGTCGTTCTTCAAACCCATTTGGTCGGGGTACAATGTGATCGATATTGATGAGAATTACCAATACGCACTTGTAGTGGGCGACAGTCTAAAGAATTTATGGATTCTCTCACGCGAAAAATCTGTTCCGGAGGCTATCAAACAGCGTTTCCTGCAAAAAGCCAAAAGCATCGGTTATCAAGTAGATGACCTGGTTTGGGTAAAACATGATTAA
- the pdeM gene encoding ligase-associated DNA damage response endonuclease PdeM, which translates to MIKLLEKNIHGESLIFTNRRAVYWPREKALVISDVHVGKSAHFRRSGIAVSSQVLLDDLAVLEELVNFFSAESIIVVGDLFHAGQNSDLDIFCKWRNSFSHLQFILIKGNHDRIPNKFYQENCITAVETSLRKSPFTFIHEPLYLHGEFTISGHIHPGVVLSGQGRQMIKLPCFAFSDKQLILPAFSRFTGLDTKTLGRGFRHIAFSEGIIFDY; encoded by the coding sequence ATGATTAAACTACTCGAAAAAAACATACACGGCGAATCTCTTATTTTCACCAACCGCAGAGCTGTCTATTGGCCGCGCGAGAAAGCGTTGGTTATCAGTGATGTACATGTTGGGAAATCGGCGCATTTCCGGCGCAGTGGGATTGCGGTCTCATCTCAGGTATTGCTTGATGATTTGGCGGTGTTGGAAGAGTTGGTGAATTTTTTCAGTGCCGAAAGCATCATTGTGGTAGGAGATCTTTTCCATGCGGGCCAAAACAGCGATCTGGATATTTTCTGTAAATGGCGGAACAGTTTCAGTCATCTTCAATTTATACTGATCAAAGGGAATCATGACCGTATTCCGAATAAATTTTACCAGGAAAACTGTATTACCGCTGTCGAAACTTCGCTAAGGAAGTCACCGTTCACTTTTATTCACGAGCCGTTATACCTTCATGGCGAATTTACCATCTCCGGGCATATACATCCGGGCGTTGTGCTTTCAGGACAAGGAAGGCAGATGATTAAACTGCCGTGTTTTGCCTTTTCTGATAAACAATTGATTTTGCCTGCGTTCAGCCGCTTCACAGGGCTTGATACCAAGACTTTGGGCAGGGGTTTCCGCCATATTGCTTTTTCCGAAGGCATTATATTTGATTATTAA